TATGTGGGCGACGGATACGCAGGTGAAAGGCACTCCGAAACCTTGGTATTGTTGTCCATGTCGCCGCGGGGAACGCCCCGCGAAGATCACACCTAGTCCGGGTGGCGGAATGGCAGACGCGCTAGCTTGAGGTGCTAGTGCCCTTTATCGGGCGTGGGGGTTCAAGTCCCCCCTCGGACACCAGCGAAAACCCCTGTTGATCAGGGGTTTTTTGCGTTCCCGGGCAGTGGCGTAAAAAAATGCCCGAAATGACTGTCTCATCCAGTTTCTTCGGGAGTATCCTGAGATCAGGCCTACGGGGCGAGCGAGGGAGTTCGACTGGACCGGCCTCGGGGAAGGGAGCTCTGGCTCTCGCCGAGGACAAGAAGAAAAGTCGGGCTGAGAGGCCGAAAGGTCACAGGACCGGACGGCGACCCCTAGCACCTGATTCGGACAATGCCGGCGAAGGGAGCCCACCTCGTAGGCCGTGGATGTGTGAGTGGCCCCGCCCGCGGGCGGGGCTTTCGCATGGACGCAGCGGGCGCCCCTACCGGGTGCCCCTGATCATGTCCGCACACTTCTCCCCGATCATCATCGTGGTGATGCAGGGATTCACGGCCGGCAGGAACGGCATCACCGAACCGTCGGCCACCCGCAGACCGGTCACGCCCTTGACCCGCAGCTGGGGGTCGAGCGGCGTCGCCCGGTCGTCGGGGGCGCCCATCTGCACGGTGCAGGCGGGGTGGTAGACCGTGTTGTGCGTGGTGCGGATGTACTCGAACAGCTCGGCGTCGGACCGGGTGGACGGGCCGGGGGCGAGTTCGGTGCCGGCCCAGTCGGCCATGGGCGTCTGGGAGATGATCTCGCGGGCCAGGCGCAGGCCGTGGGTCATGACGCGGATGTCGTGCTCATGGGTGAAGTAGCGCGGGTCGACCTCGGGCTTGTCGCGGAAGTCGCGGGTGCGCAGCCGCACCGTGCCCAGTGAGCGGGCCCGGGTGACGTTCGGGGTGAGGCAGAAGGCGTTCTCCGAGGTGGGGTAGCCGCGGCGGTAGGTGTTCATGTCGAAGGGCACGGAACCGTAGTGGAACATCAGGTCCGGGCGGTCGAGGCCGGGTTCGGTGTCGGCGAAGATGCCGATCTCCCACCATTGGGTGGACGAGCTGACCATGGGCTGCTTGGCGTCCCACATGATCACGCCCTCCGGATGGTCCTGGAGGTAGGAGCCGACGCCGGGGGAGTCGATGACCGGGTCGATACCGGTGGCACGCAGATGGCCGGCCGGGCCGACGCCGGAGAGCATGAGGAGTTTCGGGGAATCGATGGCGCCGCAGGAGACGATGGTCTCGCGGCGGGCGTTGACGGTGCGGCTGTGGATCAGGTCGGGCGCGAGATGGTCCACACCGGTGCAGCGCCGGGAGGAGTCGAAGTTCAGGTGCTTGACCTGGACCCCCGTGCGCACGTCGAGGTTCTTGCGGGTGCCCATGACGGGGTGGAGGTAGGACACCGAGGCGGAGGAACGGGTGCCGTCCGGGCGGCAGTTGATCTGGAACCAGTTCGCGCCCCGGACGACGGTCCGGCCGGTGTTGAACGGCGTGGTCGGGATGCCGGCTGCCGCGCAGGCCTCCAGGAGGGCCACACCGCACGGGTCGTTCGGCGGGATGGTGCGCAGGGTCACCGGGCCGTTGCGGCCGTGGTGGTCGCCGGGGGCGTCGTTGGTCTCCAGCCGCTGGAAGAGCGGGAAGCAGTCGGCCGCACCCCAGCCCGTACAGCCCATCGCGGCCCATTCGTCCAGGTCCTCGGCGGGGGTCCAGAAGGCGATACAGGAGTTGTGCGAGGAGCAGCCGCCGAGCACCTTGGCGCGGGCGTGCCGCATGAAGCTGTTGCCGTTCTCCTGCGGTTCGACCGGGTAGTCCCAGTCGTAGCCGGACTCCAGCAGCCCCATCCAGCGGTCCAGGCGCAGCACGTTCTCGTCACCGACGTCGGAGGGGCCGGCCTCCAGGAGGCAGACGGTGACGGCGGGGTCCTCGCTGAGCCGGGCGGCCACGACGGCGCCGGCCGTGCCGCCGCCGACCACGACGTAGTCGAACTCGTCCACAGGGGCCTCTCGGGACATGGCGGCGTCTCCAGATCAGGGGGTGGGGGTGCTGCTGTCGCCCGGGCTGCCGATGTCGGGGGTGACGGCGGCGTGGGTGGCCAGCACGCCCGTGCGCTTGCGCTGGACGAACCAGTAGTAGGCGAAGCCACCGATCGCCACGACACCGATGAACAAGAAGGCGCCCCAGCGCAGATACCAGTGCTGGGGGCCGGTCGCGTTGTACACCGCGGCACGCGGCCAGGCGAGGTTGAGGGACATCCCGAAGCCCCAGAGCACGGCGAGGACGTTCACCGGGACGCCGAACCTGCCCAGCGAGAACTTTCCCTTGGCCGGCGTCCAGTTGCCGCGCAGCCGTTGGACCAGCATCGGCAGGGTGACCGCGAGATACGCCAGATAGATCATGATGATCGCGATGCTGGTGATCACCGAGAAGATCTGCGGCTGGTTCACGTTGATGAGGAGGATGGCGATCGCCACCAGGCCGATGACGACGGCCGGCAGCACCGGTGTCTGGAAGCGCGGGCTGACCTTGGCGAGCAGGGAGGCGGCCGGGAGGTTGTTGTCCCGGGCCATCGCGAACGCCAGCCGGATGCCGGCGGTGTGCACGGCCAGCTCGCACACGGTGATCGCAATGACCACACACCAGAGCACGATCTGCCCGATGGTCGAGCCGAGCGTGGAGAGCACCACGAATTGCAGGCCGTCCACGGACAGTTCCTTGGAGTGCAGATCGGGCACGGAGAGCAGGGCGAAGAGGAGGATCAGACCGCCGATGAGGAAGGACGCGATCAGTGCCCGCAGGATGGCGCGGGGCGCGTTGCGGCCGGGGTCCTTGGACTCCTCACCGAGCGAAGAGGCGGTGTCGAAGCCGTACATGACATACGCCGAGGCCAGTGACGCGGTCAGGAACGCGCCGAAGTAGCCGAGGCTCTCGCCGCTGCCCAGACCGAAGGTGTTGACCACCACGCCGGGGCCGCGGGTGACGTGCGCGGCGAGCAGAATGACCAGAACGATGGCGGCGATCAGCTCGATCGCCACGCCCGCGGAGTTGATCCGCGCCATCAGCTTGACGCCGAAGGCGTTGACCAGGGTGGTGAAGGCGATCAGGATCGTGCCGAGCACCACGGCGTTCTCGGCCGCGGACTGGCCGGTCCCGTCGCCGATGAACTGGAACCACGACGAGATCTGCGGCAGCGTCACCTGGTACGCCAGCGCCACCGCGGACAGCGAGACCATGGTGGCGGTCAGCATCATCCAGCCGCCGAGCCAGCCGATGTGCGGGCCGCCGAGCTGCTTGGCCCAGTTGTAGATCGACCCGGCCACGGGGTAGCGGGCGGCCAGCTCGCAGAAGCACAGCGCCACCATCAACTGGCCGACGAAGACCATCGGCCAGGACCACCAGTAGGCCGGCCCGCCGTGGGCGATACCGAAGTAGAACAGCTGGAAGGTGCCGGTGAGGATCGAGATGTAGCTGATGCCGGCGGCGAAGGTGTGGAAGTTGCCCAACGTGCGCTTCAGCTCCGGCTTGTAGCCGAGCTCGGCGAGCGAATCGTCGTCGTGCGAACCGTCGGCCCGGGTGCCGGGGCGCGCGGACTCGGAGTCGGTCACTCGAACCACCTCTGCGGACGCGGCGCGGTATTGCGCCAGATGTGCTTGGCCTCCTGGTACTCGGCCAGTCCCGCCGGCCCCAGCTCGCGCCCGATGCCCGATTGCTTCATGCCGCCCCACTCCGCCTGCGGCACGTACGGATGGAAGTCATTGATCCACACCGTTCCCGCGCGCAGCCGGGCGGCGACCCGGTGGGCACGTTCGCTGTCCTGCGTCCACACCGCCCCGGCCAGCCCGTACACGGTGTCGTTGGCGAGCGAGACCGCCTCCTCCTCGCTACGGAAACGCTCGACGGTCAGCACCGGCCCGAAGCTCTCGTCGCGGACGACGGACATGTCCGGGGTGCACTCGTCCAGCACGGTCGGCAGGTAGTAGAAGCCGTTCGCCAGCGACGGATCGTCGGGCCGCGCGCCACCGCAGAGCAGTACGGCACCCTCGTCCAGCCCGGCCGCCACATACGCCTCGATCTTCGCGCGGTGCGCGGCCGAGATCAGCGGGCCGGACCGGGCGTGTTCGTCGAACGGCCCGCCGAGCCGGATCCGCTGGGCGCGGGTGACCAGCTCGTCGACGAACGCATCGTGCAGTTCCTCCTGGACGAGCAGCCGGGCGCCCGCCGAGCAGACCTGCCCGGAGTGCAGGAAGACCGCCATCAGGGCGTAGTCGACGGCGGTGTCGAAATCGGCGTCCGCGAAGACGATGTTGGGGTTCTTGCCGCCCAGTTCCAGCGCGATCTTCTTCACCGTGGGCGCCGCCGCGGCCATGATGCGGCGGCCGGTGAGCAGACCGCCGGTGAACGACACCATGTCCACCCGTGGGTCCTCGGTCAGCGGCGCGCCCACGGTCTGGCCGGTGCCCAGCACCAGATTGGCGGCGCCGTCCGGCAGCCCGGCCTCGGCCAGCAGCCGCATGAGGTGGATGGCGGTGTGCGGGGTGAGCTCACTGGGCTTCAGGATGAAGGTGTTGCCCGTGACCAGGGCGGGGGCGACCTTCCAGGCGGTCTGCAACAGCGGGTAGTTCCACGGGGTGATCAGCGTGCAGACGCCGACCGGCTCGTGCCGCACCTGGCTGTCGATCTCCGCCGCGCCCGCGTCCACCACCCGGTCCGTGCCGCCGGCCGCGCCGAGATTGCCGAAGTAGCGGAAGCAGTTGGCGATGTCGTCCATGTCGTATGCGCTCTCGACCAGCCGCTTGCCGGTGTCCAGCGACTCGGCCCTGGCCAGCGCGTCCTTGTCGCGCTCCAGCAGCTCGGCGACGCGCAGGACCAGCCGGCCGCGCTCGGCCGCCGGCGTCTGCGGCCACGGCCCGTCGTCGAAGGCCGCACGAGCGGCCCCGATCGCCGCCGCCACGTCCTTCGGTCCGCCCTCGTCAACGGTCGCGACCAGCGTGCCGTCCGCCGGGCAGCGGATCTCCCGTACCTGCCCGTCGGCCGCTGCGGTCCACTGACCTCCGATGAACAGCTCCGGCATGGTGGTGCCTCCGGTCTCCGGGCTCGTACGGGGCGACTGCGGCAGGCGCGGCGCCCCGGCCGACGGCGTCAGGCCGACGGGCGGCCCGCCGTGCGGACCTCGGTGCGGGTCACTGCCCTGAGACTAAGACGGGCGGTGCGGCTCCGCACGGTACGAGGGGCCGGGGGAGAGGGGATCGGCGCCGGGTGGGGCCGACGGAGTGAGGCGGGCGGGCGGACGGGAGAATAGGGGGATGAGCAGTGAGAGGGGCCGAGGGCACGGACGCGGACGGGAGCCGGGGCAGGGCCCGGAGCCGGCGCCGGCCCTCGGACCGCACCCCGTCCCCGATGCCGCGGCGTACCTCTCCGGCCGCTGGAGCATCGAGCGCACGGTGCACGACCTGCGGTCCGCCGCCGAGGGCAGCTTCCGCGGCACCGCCGAGTTCCGGCCCGACGCGGCGGGGGAGGCCCTGCTGCACATCGAGGAGGGGCAACTGACATGGGGCGGAACGGCGAATCCGGCGAGCCGCACCCTGCTGCTGCGGCCCCGGCCGGACGGCACCGCCGAGATCGACTTCGCCGACGGCCGGCCCTTCCACGACCTCGACCTCAGGACCGGCAGCTGGACCGCCGTCCACCCCTGTGCCGCGGACCGGTACGAGGGGACCTTCACCGCCGTCGGCGCGGACACCTGGCATCTGGAGTGGCGGGTCGGCGGGCCGGCGAAGGATCAGCTGCTGCGCTCGGTGTACCGGCGTCTGGGGTGAGCGCGGCGTGGCCGGGCGCGGACGCGCGCCCGGCAGCCGGACGCACGGACGGCGCCCCCGGGGCAGAGGTCCCCGGGGGCGCCGTCCTCCGTGCGGAGCGCGAGGGCTCAGGCGGCGGGCAGCTTCCCCCGGCCGAACAGCTTGCGCTCGTCGTGCAGGGCGAACGGCGTGGTCCTGAGGTCGACGAGCTGAATACCGAAGATCTTCAGTTGCAGCATCAGCTCGGTCTCCAGGTCGTAGCCCGCGCTCAGCGCCCACGCCGGGGCACCGCCGCCACTGGCCGCCGCGGCCCGTCCGGTGAGGTGGACGGACAGCTCGCCCCCGACGCCCGCGGTGTCGTAGAGGAACACCTGGGCACGCGCCCCGATACGGGCCGTCGCGGTGGCCGCACCCTCGACCCGGGGAGCGGCTCCCTTGGTCTGCTGGTCCGCCTCGTGCAGCGGCTGCCACCCGTTCCCGCGGTCGTACTTCGCGCCGACGGCGAACGAACCGGAGGTGCGCTGGTCGGCGTCGAGCACGATGCGGCCGCCGGCGGTGAAGCGGTAGGTGAAGGTGACCTCGGTGCTGACCACGACGGGGACCGGGCCCACCCAGAAGACGTGCCGTCCGGTGACCGCCGCGATCGGCACCGCGACCTGCCCGGTGTCCGCGGTCCCGCGCACCTTGCCGTGCACCTGCCAGCCATAGGCGTAGGAGCCGCCCAGGCCGACCGCCGCGCGCTGCGGCAGCAGGTTGAGTCCGCCGCGCTTCTCGTACTGGAAGATCAGCTCGGGCCGGAACATCACGTCGCCGGACAGCCGGGCGGGGGACTTGCCGGTCGCCTCCACGCCCTTGGGCAGCGGCACATTGAGGCCCAGCCGCAGGGTGGTGAGCGCCTTGCGCGCGTCGGGCGACAGCGCGCTGCCGGAGGAGGTGGGGGCGGGGCGGGTACCGGAGGGAACGAGTTGGGTGCGGGCCCCGGAGGAGTCGGATGCCGAGGGACTCGGGGAGCCGGTGGCGTCAGGGCTGCCCGACGGAGTGACCGGGTCGCCGGACGGAGTGGCCGTGCCGCCGCCGGCCGAACCGGTGCCGGCAGCGGGCTTCTGCACGGTGACGCCCGAGGAGAGCGCCTTGACCGAGATCTCGCCGGGCCGCAACGCCGTGCGCTGGTCCACCTTCTGATCGCCGAGCAGCTCCGAGAGCGTGGCGGGGGCGGTGGTCACCCGGACCTTGCCGTCGCGCGAGCCGGTGACCTTGCCGACCTTGAACAGCGCACCCGAAGGGGCGTGCCGGTTGGGCGCGGCGGCGATCACATCCCCGGTCCGTACGGTCTTGCCGGCGGACGGCTTGAGTTCCGCCTGCTTGCGGTGCGCGTCGTACGACGAGAGCTGCACGGAGGCCGAATTGCCGGAACGGGTCGGCGCGTCGGACGGCCTGGCGACCGCGGCAGCGCCCTCAGGTCCGGAGGCCCGGGCATCGTCCGGCACGGCACCGGGGGCCGTCGGTCCGGTGGCCGGTATGCCGGCCGAGGACGTGCGCGGTGTGTCGGGACCCGAGAGCAGCGCATGGGTGCCGAGGGCGGCGGGGACGAGTACGCCGACCGCGGCGGCGGGCACCGCGATACGACGCCAGGAAACAGCCATGGGATTCCTTGATGGTGCGGGGGGTGATGGGGAGGAACAGCGGGGGCCGGGCGCCGAACGCCGGACGGATCAGGACGGCCGGGGAAAAGTCGTCCAAGATCGAACATCTGTAGGGGTTCGGGCGGCTTCCTCGTAGCATGGCGACGAATGATCGATTTCGCCATGGGGAAAGACACCGAGTCGGGAGGGGACGGGTGGAGACTTCCACAACGGTGCCGGAGTCCGTCGCCGCGCTGCACGCCGCAATCGACGCCCTCACCGACGAGGTCATCGGCGGCCTGCGGGCCCAACTCCCCTCCTACGCCGCGGTATCGGTGGACCAGCTCCGTCCACGGGTGCTGGCGTCCCTGCGCAACGGCCTGTCACTGGTGCAGCGGTGGTCCGAGGAGCGGCGGACACCACAGGGCTCCGGGCGCGATGGCGACCGGACGTACGCCATCCCGGAGACCCATCTCGACGAGGTGACGGCCCTGGCCCGCTCACTGCCCGTCGAGGACATCATCTCCGCCTACCGGATCGGAACGGACATCGTCTGGCGGCGGTTCGGCGAGGAGATGGCGGCCCGCCGCGGCACCGCCGAGGACCTGCTGCCGATCGCCGAGACGCTCCGCGCCTGGGTCGACGCCAACACCCTGCGCATCGTCCGCAGCTGCCGGGTCGGCTTCGAGGAAGACGCGATGACGGACCGTCGGCGTGCCGCGCAGGTCCGCGCCCTGCTGCTCGGCGAGGTGCGGTGGGGCACGTCGCCTTCCGGAGGCGGCGCGTGGGGCACCGGGTCTGCCGACGACCGCCCGTCCGGCGGATACCCCGAGGACGGGGAGGCTGCGGCGGACGGCTGGTGCGACCGCGGCGCGCTCCGCCTCCCCTTCCGCGCGCGCCTGCCCGGAGTCGCGCCGCCCGGCGGCCCGGTCCGCACCCCCGAGCCCGGCCCCGCCCCGTATGCCACCGGCCACCCCGGCCCCGGCGACGGCGCCTTCGACCGGATCGTCGCCCTGCTGCGCCCCTGGCTCGCCCTGGACGGGACGGGGAAGCCTCTGGTCACGACCGTGGACGGGGATGTAGCGGGGCTGCTGGCCGGGCGTCCGGGCGGGTTGTGCCGCGGCCTGGTCCTGGGACTGGGCGCCCCGGCCCCCGCGTCCGGGCTCGCAGCGGAGTTCACCCGGGCCACTCAGGCGCTCCGGGCCGCCGCCGGTTTCGGACTCGTCGGGGCGTTCACCCGTGACGAGCTGGGGCTGCGGGCCACGGTCGTGGCGCTCCCGGCCGTGGGGGAGGCGCTGGTGGGACTGCGCCTGGCGCCGCTTGCCGAACGGGGCGAGGACGGCGCCCAGTTGGAGGAAGCAGCGGCCGCCTATCTGGAGCAGGGGCTGCGACTGGAGGCCGCCGCGCGCACCCTCTACGTGCACCCCAACACCCTGCGCAACCGGCTCCGGCGGTTCGAGGAGATCACCGGCACCAGCCTGCGTGACCCGGCCGACCTCGCGGAGGTCTGGTGGGCGCTGACACACCGCAGGATCCACGGGCCGGCGAGTTGAGAGGCGCGCTGCCGGTGCCGGTGCCGAGGGGCCCGAGGCCGTAGGCCACCCGCCCCCGCGCCCGCGGCTGCCGGTGGCTCAGGCCTTCACCGCCCGCAGCGCGTACAGCAGCGGAACGATCGGCTCCGACGGCGGAAGGCGCCACCAGCCGTTCTCGGACGGCACCATCGCATCGAACCGCTTCCACGGCAGCAGCTCGGTCTCCCGGACCAGTTGAACGGTCAGCCCCGCGCCGATCACAGCGGAGATGACCTCCCCGAGGCCGTGCCGCCACTCGTAACTCGTCGTGGCACCCTGCACGGGCGGGCCGTCGGTGTATGTGGACGGCGTGTCGCTCCTGAGCGGGCCGCGGCCGCCCAAGTAGTCATGGTGGAGGCGGAGTTCCTGCCGGTCCGGACTCGGCGTCGGGCCGAGGGCATCGAGCAGCGGATGGAACTCGACCAGATAGAACGTCCCGCCGGGCCGCAGCAGCGAGCTGACGATCCCGGCCCAGGTGGCCAGATCCGGCAGGTAGCACAGCGCGCCCTTGCCCGTGTAGATCACATCGAACCGGCGCCCGTCCAGCGCCTCCACGGCCCGGTGGACATCCGACTGCACGAACTCCACATTCCGTCCGGCCTCCGCGGCGAGCCGCCGCGCCGCCGCGACCGCCGCCGCGGAGAAGTCGAGCCCGACCGTGTGCGCGGCGCCCCGCTCGGCGAACGCGGCCGTCTCGGTGCCCAGATGGCATTGCAGATGCAGGACGTCCCGCCCGGTCAGCTCGCCCAGATCCGTCCACTCGAACGGCGCGAACCAGTGCTCGGCGGTCCGGGAACCGTCCAGGCCGTAGAACTCGCTCGCCACATGGACAGGGGTACGGGCGTCCCAGTTCGCCTGGTTGGCGCGCACCATCTCCTCGGTGGTGGGCGACGGTACGGGGACGGTCGACAGCTCACTCTGCTCAGTGGTCATCCCCCTCTTGTACCCGCCGGGCGGGCGAGCGGGCCAGTACGCCCTGGCGCGCCGGGCGCCCCTGCGGCTCCTCGGCCGGCGTCTCCCACACCTCTCCGTCGAGCACATTGCGCATCCCCACCCACACCATGTTCATCAGTCGCAGAGTGATCCGCTCCGGGGGCTCGTCCGGATGGAGTGTCATCCAGTCGGTGAGCGAGTCCGCGGCCCCGACCAGGGTGTACGTCACGAAGTCGGCCTCGTCGTCGGGGCAGGCGGGCCCGGAGCTCTCCGGGCCGCCGGTCCGGACCAGCCCGGAGACCTCCGTCATCACCGCCTGCCGGGTCCGGCGCAGCTCCGCCGCGATCGCCGGACTCAGCTCCGAGGCCTGGCGGTGCAGCACCACCCAGCTGTCGCGGTGTTCGGTGACGAAGGTGAAGAACGCCAGCAGCCCGGCCCGGAGCCGCAGCTCGGGAGGGTGGGCTGGGCCCGCGGCTGCGCGTAATGCGGCCACCAGACGCTCGGCCTCACGTCGCAGACAGGCGAGGAAGAGCCCCTCCTTGGAGTCGAGGTAGAGATAGACCATCGGCTTGGAGATTCCGGCGAGTTCGGCGATCTCGTCGACCGAGGCGGCGTGGTAGCCGCGCTTGGCGAAGACCCGGATCGCGGCGTCGATGATCTGCTGTTCCCGGACCGGCCTGGGCATGCGTCGCCTGCGTGTGTCAGTCATTGGTAGCAGCCTACCGCAACCTTACTGACGAGTAAGTTTACTGGAAAGTCAGACAGTTGGGGGGGAAGGCAGGCTTCGGCGACTCGGATGACGGGTGTAAAGCGGGCCGATGGTGGTAGGCGTCCTCACGCAACGCTCCTTTCCGCAAAGGCTGTTGCTCGGGTGTCTGCCGATGCGGAACCGGATGCGGGACCGGGCCGGGTGCGCTCCTCGGCCGGGCCGGACCGCGCGGGGGGCGTGCCCGGCGTCGGGTGTCGCCGGGGGAAAAGGAACGGGCCGCCGCCTGTGAGTGGCGTGGTGGCGGCCCGTACCCCCCGGTCTCAGTTGCGCCGCCGCGGCGGCGCTCGGACCGGTCACCGCGGCCGCGGGCCCCGCCACCCCGGCCGAGGCCGCCGACGGCGGACGGGCGGTGGCCGCGGGTGAGGTGAAGCATCTGAAGCTGTACGCCGGGAAGCTGGCCGACGGCAGGCGGGGATACGGGCTGGAGAAGGGCAAGGCCTCCGTCCCCGGCCCGCTCGTCGAACTCGTCGAGGGCGACACCCTGCACATCGAGTTCGAGAACACCATGGAGGTCGAGGCGAGCCTGCACGTCCATGGCCTCGACTACGACGTGGCCAGCGACGGAACCAAGATGAGCCACAGCTCCGTCGAGCCCGGCGGCACCCGCACCTACACCTGGCGCACCCATGCGCCGGGCAGACGCAAGGGCGGCAGCTGGCGGCCCGGGAGCGCCGGCTACTGGCACTACCACGATCATGCGGTCGGCACCGAGCACGGCACCTGTGGTATCCGGGCCGGTATGTACGGCCCGGTCGTCGTGCGCCGGGCCGGTGACCCCCTGCCCGACCGGCAGTTCACCATCGTCTTCAACGACATGACGATCAACAACCTGCCGGCCGGGCCCGACTTCCGGGCGACCGTGGGCGAGCGGATCGAGATCATCATGATCACGCACGGGGAGTACTACCACACCTTCCATGTGCACGGTCATCGCTGGGCGGACAACCGCACCGGCCTCCTCGAAGGCCCCGCCGACCCCAGCCGGGTCATCGACACCAAGATCACCGGACCCGCCGACTCCTTCGGCTTCCAGATCGTCGCCGGCGAAGGTGTCGGGGCGGGCGCCTGGATGTATCACTGCCATGTCCAGAGCCACTCCGACATGGGGATGGCCGGACTTCTCCTGATCGCCAAACCTGATGGGACGATTCCCGGTCATGACGGTCATGACGGACGCGCCGGCCACGATCTGGCTGATTGAACACCCTTGATTCGTATGCCTGTTGGGGTGCTTGTACGTGCTGCCGGAGCAACAGTCGCACTTCCCTCCACGGGACCCTGCCGCTCGTCTGCAACAACCCGCGATCGGTGGGTATGTTGGGGGCTGCAGCGCGTGGTCACCCCTATACGGAGCGATCACCCCTGCCCCATGGCTGATGACTGTCGAAGCGACGGGAAAGTGTGGAATGAGCCAGGAATCACAACCGCAGGCCGGTGGCGTTGATGTCAGCATCCCGAGTGTGGCGCGGATGTACGACTACTACCTGGGTGGCAAGGACAACTACGCCGTCGACCGCGAGGCCTGCGAAGAGTTGAGCAAGGTCGTACCGAGCACCCAGGTGCTGGCGATCAACAACCGACGCTTTCTCCAGCGGGTGGTCCGCTGGCTGGCTCGCGAACACGGCATCCGGCAGTTCATCGACCACGGATCAGGCCTGCCGACCCAGGACAACGTCCACCAGGTCGCCCAGCAGGTCGACCCGGAATCCCGCGTGGTGTACGTCGACAACGACCCCATCGTCCTGGCGCACGGCCGCGCACTGCTGGAGGAGAACGCCAACACCGCCGTCATCCAGGCGGACATGCGCGACACCGACGGCATCCTCAGCAGCCCCGAGGTCGAGCGGCTGATCAATTTCGATGAGCCCGTCGCCGCGCTGTTCGTCTCGGTCCTCCACTGCATACCCGATGCTGATGACCCGGCCGGGCTGATCAAGAGGGTCGCCGACCGGCTGGTGCCCGGCAGCTTCCTGGTGGTGTGTCAGCTCGTCAGCGAGGACGCCGCCACCCGCGACTTCGTCACCGAATTCATGCGGGTCAGCACCCACGGCCAGTGGGGCCGGGTGCGGCAGGCCCATGAGCTGGCGGGGTTCCTGGAAGGGCTGGAGGTCCAGGAGCCGGGTCTGGTCGAGGTCTCCACCTGGAAGCCGGATGCGGACATCGGCCCCAAGCAACTCACCCAGGAGTGGATCGAGTTCGGCGGCGTCGCCCGCAAGGTGTAGGGCGCAGACACCACACGGAAGAGGGGCGGGGCGCCCGGTGGGTGCCCCGCCCCTCTCCGCTGGGATACGGCGCGTCAGCTCTCCTGCTTGAGCAGCCGCTCCAGGATCTCCCGTGACTCGCGAGGAGACTCGGACTGCGCGCTGAGCCGGTCCATCACCGCCAGGTAATGATCGACATCATCGCGCTTGTCCAGATAGAGCGCGCTGGTCAGCTGCTCCAGATAGACGATGTCCGGCAGATCCGGCTCCAGGAACCGCAGGATCGTGATCGGACCACCGGCCGCCGCCAGGCCGCCGAGGCTGAAGGGCGCGATCTGCAACGTGACATTCGGCAGCTCGGCCATCTTCAGCAG
This Streptomyces decoyicus DNA region includes the following protein-coding sequences:
- a CDS encoding multicopper oxidase domain-containing protein, whose protein sequence is MAWWRPVPPGLSCAAAAALGPVTAAAGPATPAEAADGGRAVAAGEVKHLKLYAGKLADGRRGYGLEKGKASVPGPLVELVEGDTLHIEFENTMEVEASLHVHGLDYDVASDGTKMSHSSVEPGGTRTYTWRTHAPGRRKGGSWRPGSAGYWHYHDHAVGTEHGTCGIRAGMYGPVVVRRAGDPLPDRQFTIVFNDMTINNLPAGPDFRATVGERIEIIMITHGEYYHTFHVHGHRWADNRTGLLEGPADPSRVIDTKITGPADSFGFQIVAGEGVGAGAWMYHCHVQSHSDMGMAGLLLIAKPDGTIPGHDGHDGRAGHDLAD
- a CDS encoding TetR/AcrR family transcriptional regulator; its protein translation is MTDTRRRRMPRPVREQQIIDAAIRVFAKRGYHAASVDEIAELAGISKPMVYLYLDSKEGLFLACLRREAERLVAALRAAAGPAHPPELRLRAGLLAFFTFVTEHRDSWVVLHRQASELSPAIAAELRRTRQAVMTEVSGLVRTGGPESSGPACPDDEADFVTYTLVGAADSLTDWMTLHPDEPPERITLRLMNMVWVGMRNVLDGEVWETPAEEPQGRPARQGVLARSPARRVQEGDDH
- a CDS encoding SAM-dependent methyltransferase translates to MSQESQPQAGGVDVSIPSVARMYDYYLGGKDNYAVDREACEELSKVVPSTQVLAINNRRFLQRVVRWLAREHGIRQFIDHGSGLPTQDNVHQVAQQVDPESRVVYVDNDPIVLAHGRALLEENANTAVIQADMRDTDGILSSPEVERLINFDEPVAALFVSVLHCIPDADDPAGLIKRVADRLVPGSFLVVCQLVSEDAATRDFVTEFMRVSTHGQWGRVRQAHELAGFLEGLEVQEPGLVEVSTWKPDADIGPKQLTQEWIEFGGVARKV